A region of Solibacillus isronensis DNA encodes the following proteins:
- a CDS encoding GNAT family N-acetyltransferase, whose translation MEIKRLEKHENVPMELLLLADPSKSIVEDYVSKGDCFIAESEGQIIGVYVLLPTRPKTVEIVNVAVAKAHQGKGIGKTLVNDAIHVAKTQRYKTIEIGTGNSSIGQLALYQKCGFRIVSVDHNYFIKHYSEEIYENGIQCIDMIRLSKEL comes from the coding sequence GTGGAGATTAAAAGGCTGGAAAAACACGAAAATGTACCAATGGAATTATTGCTACTGGCGGACCCTTCAAAAAGTATCGTAGAAGATTATGTATCAAAGGGCGATTGTTTTATAGCTGAAAGTGAGGGGCAAATCATTGGCGTCTATGTCCTGTTGCCGACAAGACCGAAAACTGTAGAAATTGTCAATGTAGCAGTAGCCAAAGCTCATCAGGGAAAAGGGATTGGGAAAACATTAGTGAATGATGCCATTCATGTAGCCAAAACACAGAGGTATAAGACGATAGAAATTGGTACTGGAAATTCAAGCATTGGGCAATTGGCGTTATATCAAAAATGCGGTTTTCGAATTGTTTCAGTTGATCATAACTATTTTATTAAGCATTATTCCGAAGAAATATACGAGAATGGCATCCAGTGTATCGATATGATCAGGTTATCGAAAGAGTTATAG
- a CDS encoding VOC family protein, which produces MKIHKIDHVGIIVNDLTSVKEFFIEFGLEVLGEGEVDGKWAERIIGLTDVKATIVLLGMPDGQANLELVKFHTVSEIESIQQSSKNHIAFAVDDIESIVAKLNKKGAEIISEIQNYNNLYKLCFVQGPEGIILELAEKMR; this is translated from the coding sequence ATGAAAATTCACAAGATAGATCATGTAGGGATTATAGTAAACGATCTTACGTCGGTTAAAGAGTTTTTCATCGAATTTGGACTGGAAGTGCTTGGTGAAGGGGAAGTGGATGGAAAATGGGCAGAGCGGATCATCGGTCTAACTGATGTGAAAGCAACCATTGTCCTCTTAGGGATGCCGGATGGGCAGGCTAATTTAGAGCTGGTCAAGTTTCATACAGTCTCAGAGATAGAAAGTATTCAGCAATCTTCAAAAAACCATATCGCCTTTGCAGTTGATGATATTGAATCGATCGTTGCTAAATTGAATAAGAAAGGCGCGGAAATTATTAGTGAAATCCAAAACTACAATAATCTATATAAATTATGTTTTGTTCAGGGACCTGAAGGCATAATTTTAGAGTTAGCTGAGAAAATGCGATAA
- a CDS encoding NUDIX hydrolase: protein MKVFGEKLKGLNYELRKGVYAVIFNSTMNEVLTVQTSRGNYFLPGGGIEGHENHLQCLEREILEETGYNVVIGPFIGNAKCFFLSTKKKPILNDGYFYFAQLLNKIQDPIDDDHFIKWIETDKARDLLIHAHQNWAVKEGLKQKTSKDELAK from the coding sequence GTGAAAGTATTTGGAGAAAAATTAAAAGGCCTTAATTATGAATTAAGAAAAGGGGTTTATGCCGTTATATTTAATTCAACAATGAATGAAGTCTTGACAGTCCAAACTTCAAGGGGTAATTACTTTTTGCCGGGTGGCGGGATTGAAGGTCATGAAAACCATTTGCAATGCTTGGAGAGAGAAATACTTGAAGAAACAGGATATAACGTAGTGATCGGCCCTTTTATAGGGAACGCAAAGTGCTTTTTTCTCTCAACTAAAAAAAAGCCTATTCTAAATGATGGCTATTTCTACTTCGCACAATTATTAAATAAAATTCAAGATCCCATTGATGACGACCATTTTATAAAATGGATTGAGACAGATAAAGCCCGGGATCTCTTAATACATGCCCACCAGAATTGGGCCGTTAAAGAAGGACTAAAACAGAAAACAAGTAAAGATGAGCTAGCTAAATAA
- a CDS encoding MerR family transcriptional regulator encodes MKVDDSFKYKKVINIGVVSELTGLTERKIRYYEERKLIFPERNASGTRKYSFQDVEVLVAISNEVEDGVSTFEIRQNIIKKEKRAKKIMTQGQVNAHFKLYKNN; translated from the coding sequence ATGAAAGTAGACGATTCATTTAAGTATAAGAAAGTGATTAATATTGGTGTAGTTAGTGAACTGACGGGGCTTACCGAAAGGAAGATTAGGTATTACGAGGAAAGAAAACTTATATTTCCTGAGCGTAATGCTAGTGGAACAAGAAAGTATTCCTTTCAAGATGTGGAAGTTCTAGTTGCTATCAGCAATGAAGTAGAGGACGGTGTCAGTACATTTGAAATCCGTCAAAATATTATTAAAAAAGAAAAAAGAGCCAAAAAAATTATGACTCAAGGGCAGGTGAATGCACATTTTAAGTTATATAAAAATAATTAA
- a CDS encoding pirin family protein, whose product MATNAAFQRDIKSFWYPEYNNNGYPHIQQGFILHPNHSAEFDPFILMAEDWYKRGVFSDHPHRGFQTVTYVVDGRLEHIDNAGGYSILNAGDVQYMNAGWAARHAEEAFEDDLIHTLQLWLNLPKSLKHTETSYQNIFVEDAPVVNIDGGFVRVYSGNIAGVTGPMQSLVPITMTEITLREGAEYTHVLPENHNSFLFMLAGEMEFGESKTKIAKTGAATISFNEAGSEDNSSELKIKASTRSKVLIYSGVPIREEIALGGPFVMNSKEEIREAFRDLQLGKFGPPAVRK is encoded by the coding sequence ATGGCAACTAATGCAGCTTTTCAAAGAGATATTAAAAGTTTTTGGTATCCGGAGTACAACAACAATGGATATCCTCATATCCAACAAGGATTCATTCTTCACCCTAATCATAGCGCTGAATTCGATCCATTTATTTTAATGGCGGAAGATTGGTATAAGCGCGGTGTTTTCTCTGATCACCCACACCGCGGCTTTCAAACTGTAACATATGTTGTAGATGGCAGACTCGAACATATTGATAACGCTGGAGGTTACAGCATTTTAAATGCCGGGGATGTTCAATATATGAATGCCGGCTGGGCAGCTAGACATGCGGAAGAAGCGTTCGAGGACGACTTGATTCATACATTACAGCTATGGCTGAACCTGCCGAAAAGTTTAAAACATACAGAAACGTCTTATCAAAATATTTTTGTTGAAGATGCACCTGTAGTTAATATCGATGGCGGATTCGTTCGAGTTTATTCAGGGAATATTGCAGGTGTAACAGGACCAATGCAAAGTCTAGTTCCGATTACGATGACAGAAATTACTCTTCGTGAAGGTGCTGAATACACACATGTTTTACCCGAAAACCATAACTCTTTCCTGTTTATGTTGGCAGGAGAAATGGAATTTGGGGAAAGCAAGACAAAGATCGCAAAAACTGGAGCTGCTACGATCTCATTTAACGAAGCTGGTTCTGAAGACAATTCGAGCGAATTAAAAATTAAAGCATCAACAAGGTCTAAAGTTTTAATTTATTCAGGTGTCCCTATTAGAGAAGAAATCGCTCTAGGCGGACCGTTTGTGATGAATTCAAAAGAAGAAATTAGAGAAGCATTCCGTGATTTACAGCTAGGTAAATTTGGTCCACCAGCTGTAAGAAAGTAA
- a CDS encoding C39 family peptidase — translation MDAEGEALYKQFPNKTRAGNVYPKGIRTVLRNYGFKTKYYKGNINTLKSEVSKGTPVIVFIKVQKDLKNLHFVPVIGYDKEYIYLSESLSHLVNDEGEQKNYNRKVPIEEFEILWDVKRIHTLPYSNTYIAVDAKSS, via the coding sequence ATGGATGCTGAAGGGGAAGCGTTATATAAGCAATTTCCCAACAAAACAAGAGCAGGCAATGTATACCCAAAAGGGATACGCACTGTGTTAAGAAATTATGGATTTAAGACTAAATATTATAAAGGTAATATAAATACATTAAAGTCCGAAGTCAGTAAAGGAACGCCAGTAATTGTTTTTATTAAAGTACAGAAGGATCTCAAAAATCTGCATTTTGTCCCGGTAATTGGCTATGACAAAGAGTACATTTACCTTTCAGAATCGTTGAGTCATTTAGTAAATGATGAAGGAGAACAGAAGAATTATAATCGAAAAGTTCCGATTGAAGAGTTTGAAATACTTTGGGATGTAAAGAGAATTCACACGCTTCCATACAGCAATACATATATAGCAGTAGATGCAAAATCAAGCTAA
- a CDS encoding FadR/GntR family transcriptional regulator — translation MKFEGVAVEKISQNIVEQIRKKLINGSLQPGEVLPSEENLSKIFGVSRSSIREALQILEIQGIVDRKKRSGTVIRKLSILEMANIYLPRTDEESLLDLMETREILEVAIVELVSERASPKDVLELENLLGWMENNPEEAAEADVAFHLALARMSRNEVMFNIVKSLKGTMDRLQERTIYLPGRLEHVLVEHRKIIESIKSKDPELAKIYMKRHLRKVKGLLEEL, via the coding sequence TTGAAGTTTGAAGGTGTTGCGGTAGAAAAAATCTCCCAAAATATCGTAGAACAAATTCGAAAAAAACTAATCAATGGTAGCCTGCAACCTGGTGAAGTTTTACCGTCTGAAGAAAATTTATCGAAAATCTTTGGGGTGAGTCGGAGTTCCATTAGAGAAGCTTTACAAATTCTTGAGATTCAAGGAATTGTTGATCGGAAAAAGCGAAGTGGTACGGTCATCCGAAAACTTTCAATTTTAGAAATGGCTAATATCTACTTGCCACGAACTGACGAAGAAAGCCTCTTGGATTTGATGGAAACACGTGAAATTTTAGAAGTTGCGATTGTAGAACTAGTTTCAGAAAGAGCAAGCCCTAAAGATGTTCTAGAGCTTGAGAATTTACTCGGATGGATGGAAAACAATCCGGAAGAAGCAGCTGAAGCGGACGTTGCATTTCATTTAGCTTTAGCGCGGATGAGTCGTAATGAAGTGATGTTCAATATTGTGAAATCACTGAAAGGGACAATGGATCGCTTGCAGGAAAGAACGATTTATTTGCCTGGTAGATTAGAACACGTATTAGTTGAACATCGAAAGATTATCGAAAGTATCAAATCGAAAGATCCTGAACTGGCCAAAATATATATGAAAAGACATCTACGAAAGGTCAAAGGTTTACTGGAAGAGTTAT
- a CDS encoding fructose-bisphosphate aldolase encodes MKKFTFLLCLFSVILITTACSFRAEPTTTIEAVISHLTEDEFESVGTHELENPQIDNFRKFTINVKVNDVAGQKVQFAFSDSWKEAIDSVDATDRYWFGGGSEQNNESENFAKHAQEFVFYSKGLNEESMREALNRIIFEVSINNDGEIATEQYKIGDLVDFK; translated from the coding sequence ATGAAAAAATTCACTTTTTTACTCTGTTTGTTTTCCGTAATACTCATTACGACTGCATGCAGTTTTCGTGCAGAACCTACTACAACAATTGAAGCCGTAATATCACATTTGACTGAGGATGAATTTGAGAGTGTTGGAACACATGAATTAGAAAATCCCCAAATTGATAATTTCAGGAAATTTACAATTAACGTGAAAGTAAATGATGTAGCCGGTCAGAAAGTTCAATTCGCATTTAGCGATAGTTGGAAAGAAGCGATCGATTCAGTTGATGCTACAGACAGGTATTGGTTTGGAGGCGGTAGTGAACAAAATAATGAGAGCGAGAATTTTGCAAAGCATGCGCAGGAATTTGTCTTTTATTCTAAAGGATTAAATGAAGAATCAATGAGAGAGGCATTGAACAGAATTATTTTTGAAGTAAGCATAAACAATGATGGCGAAATCGCGACAGAACAATATAAAATTGGAGATTTAGTTGATTTTAAATAA